In a genomic window of Urocitellus parryii isolate mUroPar1 chromosome 11, mUroPar1.hap1, whole genome shotgun sequence:
- the Dpm3 gene encoding dolichol-phosphate mannosyltransferase subunit 3: protein MTKLAQWLWVLALLGSAWAALTMGALGLDLPSPCREVLWPLPAYLLVSAGCYALGTVGYRVATFHDCEDAARELQSQIQEARADLARRGLRF from the coding sequence ATGACGAAACTAGCTCAATGGCTTTGGGTATTGGCGCTCCTGGGCTCGGCTTGGGCGGCCCTGACCATGGGAGCTCTGGGCCTGGACCTGCCCTCGCCCTGCCGGGAAGTCTTGTGGCCATTGCCCGCCTACTTGCTGGTGTCCGCAGGCTGCTATGCTCTGGGCACTGTGGGGTATCGCGTGGCCACTTTTCACGACTGCGAGGATGCCGCCCGTGAGCTGCAGAGCCAGATTCAGGAGGCCCGAGCTGATTTAGCCCGCAGGGGGCTACGCTTCTAA
- the Efna1 gene encoding ephrin-A1 produces MEFLWAPVLGLCCSLAAADRYTVFWNSSNPKFQDEDYTVHVQLNDYVDIICPHYEDDSVAEAAMERYTLYLVEHQEYGICQPQPKDRIRWRCNQPKAKHGPEKLSEKIQPFTSLPLSQEFKEGHNYYYFSVPINPVENHCLKLKVTVNSKITHSPQAHANPQEKRLPADDPEVRVLHSIGHSAAPRLFPLAWTVLLLPLLLLQTQ; encoded by the exons ATGGAGTTCCTCTGGGCCCCTGTCTTGGGTCTGTGCTGCAGTCTGGCCGCTGCTGACCGCTACACCGTCTTCTGGAACAGTTCAAATCCCAA GTTCCAGGATGAGGACTACACAGTACACGTGCAGCTGAATGACTACGTGGACATTATCTGTCCCCATTATGAGGATGACTCTGTGGCAGAGGCTGCCATGGAGCGGTACACCCTGTACCTGGTGGAGCATCAGGAATATGGGATATGCCAGCCCCAACCCAAGGACAGGATCCGTTGGCGGTGCAACCAGCCCAAGGCCAAACATGGCCCTGAGAAGCTGTCTGAAAAGATTCAGCCCTTCACATCTTTGCCCTTGAGCCAGGAATTCAAGGAGGGACACAACTATTACTACTTCT CTGTACCCATCAACCCCGTAGAAAACCACTGCCTGAAGTTGAAGGTGACAGTCAACAGCAAAATCA CTCATAGTCCTCAGGCTCATGCCAATCCACAGGAGAAGAGACTTCCAGCAG ATGATCCAGAAGTGCGTGTTCTACACAGCATTGGTCATAGTGCTGCCCCCCGCCTCTTCCCTCTTGCCTGGACTGTGCTGCTCCTGCCACTTCTACTTCTGCAAACCCAGTGA
- the Slc50a1 gene encoding sugar transporter SWEET1 isoform X1, whose translation MGPGGAADTLLSGACVLFTLGMFSTGLSDLRHMQMTRSVDSVQFLPFLTTDINNLSWLSYGVLKGDGTLIVVNAVGAVLQTLYILVYLHFSPQKCAVLLQTATLLGVLLMGYGYFWLLVPDQEAQLQQLGLFCSVFTISMYLSPLADLAKVIRTKSTQCLSFSLTIATLLTSSSWSLYGFRLKDPYIMVPNLPGILTSFIRLWLFWKYPQKQDRNYRLLQT comes from the exons ATGGGGCCCGGCGGCGCGGCCGACACGCTCCTTTCCGGAGCTTGCGTGCTCTTCACCCTCGGCATGTTCTCCACCGGCCT CTCGGACCTCAGACACATGCAGATGACCCGGAGCGTGGACAGCGTCCAGTTCCTGCCCTTTCTCACCACGGATATCAA CAACCTGAGCTGGCTGAGTTACGGGGTCTTGAAGGGAGACGGGACCCTCATCGTGGTCAACGCCGTAGGTGCTGTGCTTCAGACCCTGTATATCTTGGTGTATCTTCACTTCAGCCCTCAGAAG TGTGCTGTGCTCCTACAGACTGCAACCCTGCTGGGGGTCCTTCTCATGGGTTATGGCTACTTTTGGCTCCTGGTGCCTGACCAGGAGGCCCAGCTGCAACAGCTGGGCCTCTTCTGCAGTGTCTTCACCATCAGCATGTACCTCTCACCACTGGCTGATTTG GCCAAAGTTATTCGCACTAAATCAACCCAGTGTCTCTCCTTCTCACTCACCATTGCCACCCTCCTTacctcctcctcctggtccctCTATGGGTTTCGACTCAAAGATCCTTACATCATG GTGCCCAACCTTCCAGGAATCCTTACCAGCTTTATCCGCCTCTGGCTTTTCTGGAAGTACCCCCAGAAGCAAGACAGAAACTATCGACTCCTGCAAACCTGA
- the Slc50a1 gene encoding sugar transporter SWEET1 isoform X2 translates to MQMTRSVDSVQFLPFLTTDINNLSWLSYGVLKGDGTLIVVNAVGAVLQTLYILVYLHFSPQKCAVLLQTATLLGVLLMGYGYFWLLVPDQEAQLQQLGLFCSVFTISMYLSPLADLAKVIRTKSTQCLSFSLTIATLLTSSSWSLYGFRLKDPYIMVPNLPGILTSFIRLWLFWKYPQKQDRNYRLLQT, encoded by the exons ATGCAGATGACCCGGAGCGTGGACAGCGTCCAGTTCCTGCCCTTTCTCACCACGGATATCAA CAACCTGAGCTGGCTGAGTTACGGGGTCTTGAAGGGAGACGGGACCCTCATCGTGGTCAACGCCGTAGGTGCTGTGCTTCAGACCCTGTATATCTTGGTGTATCTTCACTTCAGCCCTCAGAAG TGTGCTGTGCTCCTACAGACTGCAACCCTGCTGGGGGTCCTTCTCATGGGTTATGGCTACTTTTGGCTCCTGGTGCCTGACCAGGAGGCCCAGCTGCAACAGCTGGGCCTCTTCTGCAGTGTCTTCACCATCAGCATGTACCTCTCACCACTGGCTGATTTG GCCAAAGTTATTCGCACTAAATCAACCCAGTGTCTCTCCTTCTCACTCACCATTGCCACCCTCCTTacctcctcctcctggtccctCTATGGGTTTCGACTCAAAGATCCTTACATCATG GTGCCCAACCTTCCAGGAATCCTTACCAGCTTTATCCGCCTCTGGCTTTTCTGGAAGTACCCCCAGAAGCAAGACAGAAACTATCGACTCCTGCAAACCTGA
- the Slc50a1 gene encoding sugar transporter SWEET1 isoform X3 encodes MGPGGAADTLLSGACVLFTLGMFSTGLSDLRHMQMTRSVDSVQFLPFLTTDINNLSWLSYGVLKGDGTLIVVNAVGAVLQTLYILVYLHFSPQKAKVIRTKSTQCLSFSLTIATLLTSSSWSLYGFRLKDPYIMVPNLPGILTSFIRLWLFWKYPQKQDRNYRLLQT; translated from the exons ATGGGGCCCGGCGGCGCGGCCGACACGCTCCTTTCCGGAGCTTGCGTGCTCTTCACCCTCGGCATGTTCTCCACCGGCCT CTCGGACCTCAGACACATGCAGATGACCCGGAGCGTGGACAGCGTCCAGTTCCTGCCCTTTCTCACCACGGATATCAA CAACCTGAGCTGGCTGAGTTACGGGGTCTTGAAGGGAGACGGGACCCTCATCGTGGTCAACGCCGTAGGTGCTGTGCTTCAGACCCTGTATATCTTGGTGTATCTTCACTTCAGCCCTCAGAAG GCCAAAGTTATTCGCACTAAATCAACCCAGTGTCTCTCCTTCTCACTCACCATTGCCACCCTCCTTacctcctcctcctggtccctCTATGGGTTTCGACTCAAAGATCCTTACATCATG GTGCCCAACCTTCCAGGAATCCTTACCAGCTTTATCCGCCTCTGGCTTTTCTGGAAGTACCCCCAGAAGCAAGACAGAAACTATCGACTCCTGCAAACCTGA